The proteins below are encoded in one region of Neoasaia chiangmaiensis:
- a CDS encoding multidrug effflux MFS transporter has translation MASPDGITLTASQEPPAASTRPGADTTANPAMPSWLPILLGFLTAVGPVSTDIYLPAFPALERSLHAASGSAGMTLSAWMIGLAIGQISMGPLSDRFGRRIPMLLGMLVYTIGSVGCAMSTSLWEMCGFRLLAAIAASASIVIPSACVRDLSSGNAAAKLMSKLILIQGVVPILAPMLGGMALDYISWRAIFWVSAGYGGICVLLLLRIFPETLRPEARRELRPLSLLHRYTGIARDRSFITNGMIWGFSGFLSFTYLTAAPTVFEHIFGFTPAHYGMLFGLFAVCMIGASQINGALVGRVSAGRLLGIALAIAIVGAIALLVVVMLGEQYPSPETHQIRKIMLLPIVGCMMITLGTTGIIGPNAMVGALSNQPQYAGSASAFAGTLQYALGSLASTAIGLLPSDTPAPMAALMLFAALMMGFFAVFRPHLPPEIEEAMEHANTAH, from the coding sequence ATGGCCTCTCCCGACGGGATCACTCTGACCGCATCCCAGGAACCGCCGGCAGCCAGCACGCGTCCCGGCGCGGACACGACAGCCAATCCGGCAATGCCGTCATGGTTGCCCATTCTGCTGGGCTTCCTGACAGCCGTCGGCCCGGTTTCGACCGATATCTACCTGCCGGCCTTCCCGGCACTGGAGCGTTCGCTGCACGCGGCCTCCGGCTCGGCGGGCATGACGCTTTCCGCGTGGATGATCGGGCTGGCCATCGGGCAGATCTCGATGGGTCCGCTCTCGGATCGCTTCGGTCGCCGAATTCCGATGCTGCTCGGCATGCTCGTCTACACGATCGGCAGCGTTGGCTGCGCGATGTCCACAAGCCTGTGGGAGATGTGCGGTTTCCGGCTGCTGGCGGCAATTGCCGCCTCGGCATCCATCGTCATTCCCAGCGCCTGCGTGCGTGACCTGTCGTCCGGCAATGCTGCCGCCAAGCTGATGTCCAAGCTGATCCTGATCCAGGGCGTGGTACCGATCCTGGCGCCGATGCTCGGCGGCATGGCGCTCGACTATATCAGCTGGCGCGCGATCTTCTGGGTGTCCGCCGGCTATGGCGGCATCTGCGTGTTGCTTCTGCTGCGCATCTTCCCTGAAACACTCCGACCGGAAGCACGGCGCGAGTTGCGCCCGCTGTCCCTGCTGCACCGCTATACAGGCATCGCGCGTGACCGCAGCTTCATCACCAATGGCATGATCTGGGGTTTCAGCGGCTTCCTCTCCTTCACCTACCTGACGGCCGCGCCCACGGTGTTCGAGCATATCTTCGGCTTCACGCCCGCCCATTACGGCATGTTGTTCGGGCTGTTCGCCGTCTGCATGATTGGCGCATCGCAGATCAACGGGGCGCTGGTCGGGCGCGTCAGCGCCGGGCGGCTGCTGGGCATTGCGCTGGCCATCGCCATCGTGGGAGCAATCGCCCTGCTCGTGGTCGTGATGCTGGGCGAACAGTATCCCAGCCCCGAGACACACCAGATCCGCAAGATCATGCTGCTGCCGATCGTCGGTTGCATGATGATCACCCTTGGCACGACCGGCATCATCGGCCCGAATGCGATGGTGGGCGCCCTGTCCAATCAACCGCAATACGCAGGCAGCGCCTCCGCTTTCGCCGGGACGCTGCAATATGCGCTCGGGTCGCTCGCCAGCACGGCCATCGGTCTGCTGCCTTCCGATACCCCTGCGCCGATGGCGGCCCTGATGCTGTTCGCCGCCCTGATGATGGGCTTCTTTGCCGTCTTCCGCCCCCATCTGCCGCCGGAGATCGAGGAAGCGATGGAACACGCCAATACGGCGCATTGA
- a CDS encoding response regulator: protein MSRLALLVEDDDSIALIVETVLTADGHQVRRAADGATALAIAADTAPALIVTDLNLPGGINGADLVRTLRQELPTLPAVLISGEYDDDATPPPDLPHAACLAKPFRRAALLTAIATAQG from the coding sequence ATGAGCCGCCTGGCCCTTCTCGTGGAAGACGACGATTCGATCGCCCTGATCGTCGAGACCGTGCTGACAGCCGACGGTCATCAGGTGCGCCGCGCCGCCGATGGCGCAACAGCCCTGGCGATCGCCGCGGACACAGCACCCGCACTGATCGTGACCGATCTCAATCTGCCGGGCGGGATCAACGGCGCCGACCTTGTCCGCACCCTGCGGCAGGAACTGCCCACCCTGCCGGCCGTGCTGATCTCCGGCGAATACGATGACGATGCAACGCCCCCGCCTGACCTGCCGCATGCCGCCTGCCTGGCCAAGCCGTTCCGCCGCGCCGCGCTTCTGACGGCCATTGCCACGGCACAGGGTTGA
- a CDS encoding adenine phosphoribosyltransferase, with product MLSSTKPGEQPELDLKKYIREVPDFPKPGILFYDISTLLRNADAWQVATARLARAIAPWQPDLLAGIESRGFLTAAPLAQRLGCGFVMLRKPGKLPGDTVSLSYGLEYGQDTLHIQSDAIKPGQRVVVLDDLLATGGTLAASVQLLRKVGANVVGASVMIELTALGGRDKLDTPLHSLIQYAE from the coding sequence ATGCTCTCCAGCACCAAGCCCGGCGAACAGCCCGAGCTCGACCTCAAGAAATACATCCGCGAAGTGCCGGATTTCCCCAAGCCCGGCATCCTCTTCTACGATATCTCCACGCTGCTGCGGAATGCGGATGCCTGGCAGGTCGCGACCGCCCGCCTCGCCCGTGCCATCGCGCCGTGGCAGCCCGATCTGCTCGCCGGGATCGAGAGCCGCGGCTTTCTGACGGCAGCACCGCTGGCGCAGCGTCTGGGCTGCGGTTTCGTCATGCTGCGCAAGCCGGGCAAGCTGCCGGGCGACACGGTATCGCTGAGCTACGGTCTGGAATACGGTCAGGATACGCTGCACATCCAGTCCGATGCCATCAAGCCGGGCCAGCGCGTCGTCGTGCTGGACGATCTGCTGGCCACCGGCGGCACGCTGGCAGCCTCCGTCCAGTTATTGCGCAAGGTCGGCGCGAACGTCGTCGGTGCCTCGGTGATGATCGAACTGACCGCCCTGGGTGGCCGTGACAAGCTCGACACACCCCTGCACAGTCTGATCCAGTACGCCGAATGA
- a CDS encoding TVP38/TMEM64 family protein has translation MPPPDPMTRSRRTLPWRPFVAIVALAILLYLAHRLPVTRMLLDLAAARRHDPMAALYLLLIGIPYSAIGLPRQALCLAAGIMFGGPGGLALATLATLGGNVAGFLWTRHLGGARSRDALRRRFAGRLAPVGDALNHAPFQSVLILRLMPIGSALMVTMAAGLYGVPVLSFTFATLLGALPQNLVFVLIGAGARIDHTSQMLLGIALFAISSLLGIVLLKRARRQNPAFVGALGSTTDVDAKLDEKVN, from the coding sequence GTGCCCCCTCCCGACCCCATGACCCGGTCGCGCCGCACCCTGCCGTGGCGCCCGTTCGTGGCCATCGTCGCGCTGGCAATCCTGCTGTACCTGGCGCACCGCCTGCCCGTCACGCGCATGCTGCTCGATCTCGCCGCGGCGCGGCGTCACGATCCGATGGCGGCGCTCTACCTTCTTCTGATCGGCATCCCCTACAGCGCCATCGGCCTGCCACGGCAAGCACTTTGCCTGGCAGCGGGAATCATGTTCGGCGGCCCTGGCGGGCTGGCCCTGGCGACGCTGGCAACGCTCGGCGGCAACGTCGCCGGCTTCCTCTGGACCCGCCATCTGGGCGGGGCGCGCAGTCGCGATGCCCTGCGGCGCCGTTTCGCCGGGCGACTGGCGCCGGTGGGGGATGCGCTCAACCACGCGCCGTTCCAGTCGGTGCTCATCCTGCGGCTCATGCCGATCGGCTCGGCGCTGATGGTGACAATGGCCGCCGGGCTCTACGGTGTGCCGGTCCTGTCCTTTACCTTCGCCACCCTGCTGGGTGCGCTGCCCCAGAATCTGGTCTTCGTTCTCATCGGCGCTGGCGCACGAATCGACCATACCAGCCAGATGCTTCTCGGCATTGCCCTGTTCGCGATCTCCTCGCTTCTCGGCATTGTGTTGCTGAAGCGGGCACGCCGGCAGAACCCCGCCTTCGTCGGCGCACTCGGGTCCACCACCGATGTCGACGCGAAGTTAGACGAAAAAGTTAATTGA
- a CDS encoding NADPH-dependent oxidoreductase: MTSVDALWQARYRHPAPMDLPDSPVLRALMSHRSVRAYRPDPLPEHALPAAIAAAQSAATSSNLQSWSVIAVKDQARRKRLATLGGNQKHITVAPLFLVWIADLSRLARLATAEGQTHEALDYTESFMTSLIDAALAAQNATVALEGMGLGTVYIGGLRNHPEAVAAELGLPPLAFPAFGLCVGYPDMAHPASIKPRLPQACVLHREQYDPQGENGLIAQYDRDADAFQREQNLPSRAWSRTMIDRIATVAGLHGRDTMRATLARLGFPLK; this comes from the coding sequence ATGACATCGGTGGACGCTCTCTGGCAGGCCCGCTATCGCCATCCGGCGCCGATGGACCTGCCGGATAGTCCCGTTCTGCGCGCGCTGATGAGCCATCGCTCCGTGCGCGCCTATCGGCCGGACCCGCTGCCGGAGCACGCGCTTCCTGCTGCGATTGCCGCCGCACAGTCGGCAGCGACATCGAGCAATCTTCAGAGCTGGAGCGTGATCGCCGTCAAGGATCAGGCGCGTCGTAAGCGTCTGGCAACGCTGGGCGGCAATCAGAAGCACATCACCGTTGCGCCGCTGTTCCTCGTGTGGATCGCGGACCTGTCCCGGCTGGCGCGCCTCGCCACGGCGGAAGGACAGACACACGAAGCGCTCGATTACACCGAATCCTTCATGACCTCGCTGATCGACGCCGCGCTGGCCGCCCAGAATGCCACCGTGGCGCTGGAGGGCATGGGGCTCGGCACCGTCTATATCGGCGGGCTGCGCAACCATCCCGAAGCTGTGGCCGCCGAACTCGGCCTGCCGCCGCTCGCCTTTCCGGCCTTCGGACTCTGCGTCGGCTATCCCGATATGGCGCATCCGGCGTCCATCAAGCCGCGCCTGCCTCAGGCCTGCGTCCTGCACCGGGAACAATACGATCCGCAAGGCGAGAACGGCCTGATCGCCCAATACGATCGCGATGCCGACGCCTTCCAGCGGGAGCAGAACCTGCCATCCCGCGCATGGTCACGCACCATGATCGATCGTATCGCCACGGTGGCCGGGCTGCACGGTCGTGACACCATGCGCGCGACGCTGGCCAGGCTGGGTTTTCCGCTGAAATAA